A single region of the Pieris rapae chromosome 21, ilPieRapa1.1, whole genome shotgun sequence genome encodes:
- the LOC110993931 gene encoding myeloid leukemia factor isoform X1, whose translation MSLFGSLMADVEDDPFFGSHMRHIRQMSNMMNSMFSDPFGMLGDNRLSIMGPPHGSSLMPFMPQMPSVNRLFSANMANAAMGAGSSFSSSTVVMSSGPHGKPQVYSASSSTKIGPNGVKETRSTLQDSRTGVKKMSIGHHIGQRAHVVEREQNYYSGDAEERQEYINLEEEEAEEFDREFQERAGMMSRSRPAIAPAPRREPRHEPRLALPAPPAASPTAETRRHRPTARRPIRTSASPLTLPSRSVREVYGGSHPQRHRQHKHHKTHSHRHTSDN comes from the exons ATGTCTCTTTTTGGATCTTTGATGGCCGACGTGGAGGACGATCCTTTCTTTGg atCTCACATGCGGCACATTCGTCAAATGAGCAACATGATGAACTCAATGTTTTCGGATCCATTTGGCATGCTTGGTGATAATCGCCTATCCATCATGGGACCTCCACATGGCAGTTCTCTTATGCCTTTTATGCCCCAAATGCCTTCAGTTAACAGATTATTCTCAG CAAATATGGCAAACGCCGCCATGGGAGCCGGCAGCTCATTTAGCAGCAGCACTGTTGTCATGTCAAGTGGACCTCATGGTAAACCACAG gtATACAGTGCATCTAGCAGCACTAAGATTGGACCAAACGGAGTGAAGGAAACGCGCAGTACGCTTCAAGACTCACGCACTGGTGTCAAGAAGATGTCTATTG GCCACCATATTGGGCAAAGAGCCCACGTGGTAGAGAGGGAACAGAACTATTACTCAGGGGATGCTGAAGAGAGGCAGGAGTACATTAACCTTGAGGAGGAAGAAGCCGAAGAGTTTGAcag GGAGTTCCAAGAGCGAGCCGGCATGATGTCCCGCTCTCGTCCGGCCATTGCCCCCGCCCCAAGGCGTGAACCAAGGCACGAGCCAAGACTGGCGCTGCCGGCGCCGCCTGCTGCCTCGCCCACCGC CGAGACCCGTCGTCACCGTCCTACAGCGAGGAGACCAATCAGAACTTCCGCCAGCCCACTCACTCTACCGTCAAG atcTGTCCGCGAGGTCTACGGTGGCTCCCATCCGCAGAGACACAGACAACACAAACACCACAAAACACACTCACACAGACACACATCTGACAATTAA
- the LOC110993904 gene encoding uncharacterized protein LOC110993904, whose amino-acid sequence MSLYDEFTKTQEALFDLFKRYAPPIRSKKHTCVGLGIELIRRLRVLDKKFRGFNAAMGLVSCEEAVVDVHDYVTSGPGPESVAMAEKEHVMVAIQVVVDGRSGVMLADPGYHVPRIVTVMADRAYPHTGWFTQSDEQHCRKEYEYSFNPQNSAYVEWHERVTRGTTVKYQTSLVYVGRPYLDGVNVTERRNLVYNFRSLLARDQKGHLIAGLYFPVGGKGKDAMFTLFFDNGEKRKAKYKFSIFSDPANIPKTIIEEVDLCNKLMNYKPGELLRIISKLAKVISDQSFIDQLLEINEEICRLCL is encoded by the exons ATGTCTCTCTATGATGAGTTTACCAAGACGCAGGAGGCCTTATTCGACCTGTTCAAGCGGTATGCCCCACCAATCAGGAGTAAGAAGCACACGTGTGTGGGTTTGGGTATTGAGCTGATCCGAAGGTTGAGAGTTCTTGATAAGAAATTTCGAGGGTTCAATGCGGCGATGGGACTTGTTTCGTGTGAGGAAGCAGTGGTGGACGTGCATGATTACGTCACGAGTGGGCCTGGGCCTGAGAGCGTGGCAATGGCGGAGAAGGAGCACGTGATGGTGGCCATTCAGGTGGTCGTTGACGGAAGATCTGGAGTCATGCTTGCGGATCCCGGTTATCATGTGCCGAGGATTGTCACTGTCATGGCTGATCGCGCTTATCCTCACACTG GTTGGTTCACACAATCCGACGAACAACACTGCAGGAAGGAGTATGAATACAGCTTCAATCCCCAAAACAGTGCATACGTTGAATGGCATGAACGCGTGACCCGAGGGACCACTGTCAAGTACCAAACATCTCTTGTATATGTTGGCAGACCATACCTCGATGGAGTCAATGTTACGGAGAGGAGAAATTTGGTATATAACTTCAG GAGTCTTCTGGCCCGGGACCAAAAAGGACACCTGATAGCTGGTCTCTACTTCCCCGTGGGAGGGAAAGGAAAAGATGCCATGTTCACTCTCTTCTTCGACAACGGAGAGAAGAGGAAGGCGAAATACAAGTTCAGCATTTTCTCCGATCCTGCTAAT atacCAAAAACCATCATAGAAGAAGTGGACCTCTGCAACAAACTGATGAATTACAAACCCGGTGAACTCCTACGCATCATCTCAAAACTAGCTAAAGTTATCTCAGATCAATCATTCATTGACCAACTCTTGGAGATCAATGAAGAAATTTGCCGCCTCTGTCTCTGA
- the LOC110993905 gene encoding uncharacterized protein LOC110993905 gives MAAPDETLAEFFPKYNPPIRAHKHTCVGLGMETIKRLKALENDFPGISKSMMLVSCDENIQDLMDYATAFPGPQGFLIETEKDHVMLCIHVRVAGRQGVFLSDLGYHVSRVVTVMADRCYPHTGWFTQSDEPHSRKEYNYQFNLQNNNYVEWHERDTRGANVKERLSLIYVAKPYLTAVSVTEKRNLVWDLRSLLARNPKGHLTAGIYFPVKEKDQQFTMFFDGTNGKQRKKLKFESFLELQKIPDELVDEVEQCNEQLRMRDGELLSILKKLASIMSDQEYMKELLEINSKIVHLSAGDSGGII, from the exons ATGGCTGCCCCCGACGAAACCCTGGCTGAATTCTTCCCGAAGTACAATCCACCAATACGCGCACATAAGCATACCTGCGTCGGTCTGGGTATGGAAACGATAAAGCGTTTAAAGGCCCTGGAGAACGATTTCCCCGGTATCTCCAAGTCGATGATGCTGGTATCCTGTGACGAAAACATTCAAGATCTAATGGACTACGCCACAGCATTCCCAGGACCGCAAGGGTTCTTAATCGAGACTGAGAAAGACCATGTAATGCTTTGCATCCATGTAAGAGTAGCGGGAAGACAAGGGGTGTTCCTGTCAGATTTGGGGTACCATGTGTCGCGAGTTGTCACCGTCATGGCGGATAGGTGCTACCCACACACAG gcTGGTTTACGCAATCTGACGAGCCACACAGCCGAAAGGAGTACAATTACCAATTCAACCTACAGAACAACAACTATGTGGAGTGGCATGAGCGTGATACTCGAGGAGCAAATGTCAAAGAGCGTCTGTCATTGATCTACGTCGCCAAACCATATCTCACTGCTGTCAGCGTTACAGAGAAGAGAAACCTCGTTTGGGACTTAAG GAGTCTTCTAGCCAGAAACCCGAAAGGACACTTGACAGCTGGAATCTACTTCCCAGTGAAGGAGAAGGACCAGCAGTTCACGATGTTCTTCGACGGCACCAATGGCAAGCAGCGCAAGAAACTCAAGTTTGAATCCTTCTTAGAGCTGCAAAAG ATCCCAGATGAGTTAGTTGACGAAGTGGAACAATGTAACGAACAACTAAGAATGCGTGACGGCGAGCTCCTCTCCATCCTCAAAAAGCTGGCCAGCATTATGTCAGACCAGGAGTACATGAAGGAGCTTCTAGAAATCAACAGCAAGATTGTTCATCTATCAGCAGGGGACAGCGGgggaataatataa
- the LOC110993931 gene encoding myeloid leukemia factor isoform X2 translates to MSLFGSLMADVEDDPFFGSHMRHIRQMSNMMNSMFSDPFGMLGDNRLSIMGPPHGSSLMPFMPQMPSVNRLFSANMANAAMGAGSSFSSSTVVMSSGPHGKPQVYSASSSTKIGPNGVKETRSTLQDSRTGVKKMSIGHHIGQRAHVVEREQNYYSGDAEERQEYINLEEEEAEEFDREFQERAGMMSRSRPAIAPAPRREPRHEPRLALPAPPAASPTAETRRHRPTARRPIRTSASPLTLPSRYWRRRSYLS, encoded by the exons ATGTCTCTTTTTGGATCTTTGATGGCCGACGTGGAGGACGATCCTTTCTTTGg atCTCACATGCGGCACATTCGTCAAATGAGCAACATGATGAACTCAATGTTTTCGGATCCATTTGGCATGCTTGGTGATAATCGCCTATCCATCATGGGACCTCCACATGGCAGTTCTCTTATGCCTTTTATGCCCCAAATGCCTTCAGTTAACAGATTATTCTCAG CAAATATGGCAAACGCCGCCATGGGAGCCGGCAGCTCATTTAGCAGCAGCACTGTTGTCATGTCAAGTGGACCTCATGGTAAACCACAG gtATACAGTGCATCTAGCAGCACTAAGATTGGACCAAACGGAGTGAAGGAAACGCGCAGTACGCTTCAAGACTCACGCACTGGTGTCAAGAAGATGTCTATTG GCCACCATATTGGGCAAAGAGCCCACGTGGTAGAGAGGGAACAGAACTATTACTCAGGGGATGCTGAAGAGAGGCAGGAGTACATTAACCTTGAGGAGGAAGAAGCCGAAGAGTTTGAcag GGAGTTCCAAGAGCGAGCCGGCATGATGTCCCGCTCTCGTCCGGCCATTGCCCCCGCCCCAAGGCGTGAACCAAGGCACGAGCCAAGACTGGCGCTGCCGGCGCCGCCTGCTGCCTCGCCCACCGC CGAGACCCGTCGTCACCGTCCTACAGCGAGGAGACCAATCAGAACTTCCGCCAGCCCACTCACTCTACCGTCAAG ATACTGGCGGAGGCGTTCCTACTTATCCTA a
- the LOC110993931 gene encoding myeloid leukemia factor isoform X3 — translation MSLFGSLMADVEDDPFFGSHMRHIRQMSNMMNSMFSDPFGMLGDNRLSIMGPPHGSSLMPFMPQMPSVNRLFSANMANAAMGAGSSFSSSTVVMSSGPHGKPQVYSASSSTKIGPNGVKETRSTLQDSRTGVKKMSIGHHIGQRAHVVEREQNYYSGDAEERQEYINLEEEEAEEFDREFQERAGMMSRSRPAIAPAPRREPRHEPRLALPAPPAASPTASVREVYGGSHPQRHRQHKHHKTHSHRHTSDN, via the exons ATGTCTCTTTTTGGATCTTTGATGGCCGACGTGGAGGACGATCCTTTCTTTGg atCTCACATGCGGCACATTCGTCAAATGAGCAACATGATGAACTCAATGTTTTCGGATCCATTTGGCATGCTTGGTGATAATCGCCTATCCATCATGGGACCTCCACATGGCAGTTCTCTTATGCCTTTTATGCCCCAAATGCCTTCAGTTAACAGATTATTCTCAG CAAATATGGCAAACGCCGCCATGGGAGCCGGCAGCTCATTTAGCAGCAGCACTGTTGTCATGTCAAGTGGACCTCATGGTAAACCACAG gtATACAGTGCATCTAGCAGCACTAAGATTGGACCAAACGGAGTGAAGGAAACGCGCAGTACGCTTCAAGACTCACGCACTGGTGTCAAGAAGATGTCTATTG GCCACCATATTGGGCAAAGAGCCCACGTGGTAGAGAGGGAACAGAACTATTACTCAGGGGATGCTGAAGAGAGGCAGGAGTACATTAACCTTGAGGAGGAAGAAGCCGAAGAGTTTGAcag GGAGTTCCAAGAGCGAGCCGGCATGATGTCCCGCTCTCGTCCGGCCATTGCCCCCGCCCCAAGGCGTGAACCAAGGCACGAGCCAAGACTGGCGCTGCCGGCGCCGCCTGCTGCCTCGCCCACCGC atcTGTCCGCGAGGTCTACGGTGGCTCCCATCCGCAGAGACACAGACAACACAAACACCACAAAACACACTCACACAGACACACATCTGACAATTAA
- the LOC110993929 gene encoding probable serine/threonine-protein kinase DDB_G0280133 produces MTLNKQRILSELGSVVNQLQSADCGCMGKLFGTTPQMNCMNNSYPQQGGHGYGCHAAPCHGCHQHSPYCGESYSMNSAPQRPYTCMGQCNAPKLYADTYSYLNKNLMQPIVKEVYNDLSSLSPANTIMNNELGSKMGIMQQGLVHGHDPALNKTNANTMNAFNPHTPQMQPVGANTQMMPNNPSTAIAPNQQYFGGMGPQIVNMINGESVNKPVQPQQGLTGPMIIDAPQSPHGLVGVTPLTAPANSYAQHNDNMRNNLNPQQMYAANTPNSLPNTIKQTPLDQPSYGQHTQGMTKFNEIFPGVMQGLGGDLGFDPMAIAIQMNPANQQQVAMNTMQKMMNNNQNISKILEPSVTSEIPPNTIQNIGQTVPTHQNVVIPSPNTNLQKPHSNNNQPNIIQQQGNTPVQNQHYMYNTPQQAQEMVDISNIGENLSTIPEDPSIRTNIPPPQRQTPQNNQQSVVLPIIKEPIFPVDTTKQKIYHNLNVKKNSEPAYFNTLGQPVEKLPANMYRPILPSLPQTLSPQPMNVNSKYAKVKPTVSKTALMGEKPTEKTPSRSQLQQIYKQFKGSQSYTKQNVSESPVDVPTHSERHLNMKQDTRMHNTIPVEKVGGDYAISGQLNHIEPVRYDHIGDVPVQNKPNPIKPEKDYAGNNLKGRNGLQDMVYTSYPTSAAWTFHGDGKAEAHYPGQRGRRFHRY; encoded by the exons ATGACTCTGAATAAACAAAGGATACTCAGCGAGTTGGGAAGCGTAGTGAATCAGTTGCAAAGTGCAGATTG TGGTTGTATGGGAAAACTATTTGGGACAACGCCTCAAATGAACTGCATGAATAATTCATACCCTCAACAGGGTGGTCATGGATATGGTTGCCATGCCGCACCTTGTCATGGGTGTCACCAACACAGCCCATATTGTGGAGAGTCCTATTCAATGAATTCTGCACCTCAACGTCCATATACATGCATGGGTCAATGCAACGCTCCTAAATTATATGCTGATACGTATagctatttaaacaaaaatcttatgCAACCAATAGTTAAAGAAGTGTATAATGACCTTAGTTCACTTAGCCCTGCAAACACGATTATGAACAATGAATTAGGTAGCAAGATGGGTATCATGCAACAAGGGCTTGTACATGGGCACGATCCAGCTCTGAATAAAACTAATGCTAACACCATGAATGCCTTTAATCCACACACACCGCAAATGCAACCGGTGGGTGCAAATACCCAAATGATGCCAAATAATCCGTCTACTGCAATTGCGCCTAATCAACAGTATTTTGGGGGCATGGGACCtcaaattgtaaatatgatTAATGGAGAATCAGTAAATAAACCAGTGCAACCTCAGCAAGGGCTGACGGGACCAATGATAATTGATGCTCCACAGTCTCCTCACGGATTAGTTGGAGTAACTCCATTAACAGCACCTGCTAATAGTTACGCTCAACATAACGATAATatgagaaataatttaaatccacAACAGATGTATGCAGCGAATACTCCTAATTCGCTACctaatacaattaaacaaacacCTTTGGATCAACCATCGTATGGACAACATACACAAGGCAtgacaaaatttaatgaaatatttccaGGAGTAATGCAAGGTCTAGGTGGTGACCTAGGTTTTGATCCTATGGCTATTGCTATTCAAATGAATCCAGCAAACCAACAACAAGTAGCCATGAATACAATGCAGAAGATGATGAATAACAACCAAAATATCTCAAAGATTCTAGAACCATCTGTTACATCAGAAATTCCCCCAAACACTATTCAGAATATAGGCCAGACAGTACCCACACATCAAAACGTCGTGATCCCATCACCAAACACGAACCTTCAAAAACCACATTCAAACAACAATCAACCAAATATAATTCAGCAACAAGGTAATACACCAGTACAAAATCAACACTATATGTATAACACTCCACAGCAAGCCCAAGAAATGGTtgatataagtaatattggTGAAAATCTATCAACAATACCAGAAGATCCTTCTATAAGGACTAATATACCGCCACCGCAACGTCAAACACCACAAAATAATCAACAAAGCGTAGTACTACCTATTATTAAAGAACCAATATTCCCAGTAgatacaacaaaacaaaaaatataccacAATTTAAATGTCAAGAAGAACAGTGAACCTGCGTATTTCAACACACTAGGACAGCCCGTGGAAAAGTTGCCTGCCAATATGTATCGTCCTATATTGCCAAGTTTACCGCAAACCCTATCTCCTCAACCCATGAATGTTAATAGCAAGTACGCTAAAGTAAAGCCTACAGTGAGCAAAACAGCGCTTATGGGTGAGAAACCAACTGAAAAAACACCAAGCAGAAGTCAACTTCAGcagatatataaacaatttaagggCTCACAATCTTACACAAAACAGAATGTGTCGGAATCACCGGTCGATGTACCTACTCATTCTGAAAGGCATTTGAATATGAAGCAAGATACACGAATGCACAATACAATTCCTGTAGAAAAAGTTGGTGGCGACTACGCTATTAGTGGACAATTAAATCATATTGAGCCCGTGAGATACGATCACATCGGCGATGTTCCCGTACAAAATAAACCTAATCCAATAAAACCAGaaaag GACTATGCGGGAAATAATCTTAAGGGTAGAAATGGCTTACAGGATATGGTTTATACTTCTTATCCTACATCCGCAGCTTGGACGTTTCATGGCGACGGCAAAGCTGAAGCACACTACCCTGGCCAACGTGGTCGCCGCTTCCATAGATATTAa